The sequence below is a genomic window from Gammaproteobacteria bacterium.
CAGATCAACGTGTGCGAGCACGAGGACCCGCTCGCCGAGATGCGCCGCATCTACGACAACATCTCCGAGACCCTGGGCTTCCGCATCCTGCAGCAGGAGGTGGGCCGCGACGTGTACCAGCTCAAGCTCATGCTGCACGAGCTGGGCTACTACCGTCCGAACGCCGACGACGTCTCGCCCCAGGATGACGACTGGAACGCCTACACGCAGGATGCCGTGGATGCCGTGGACCGCTATCGGGCCGAGCAGGGATGGCGCACGACGGTTCCGGGGTATGTGGACGCGGCTACCATCGAGAGGCTCTGGAGCGATCTCGAGGAAGCGGGGACGGCCGAGGAGGTGCGCCGGCGGCTGCTGGAGGTGCAGCGGATCCGCAGATAGGATTCCAGCCCGCACCGCGCGCGGGCCGGCTGCTACCAGTCCGACGACTGCTCGTCGTGGAGAGCGGTAGGCAGCTTGTAGGAGTGCTCGAACTCGTCGAAGCTCGCGAACTCCATCAAGGATTCGAACCGGTCCTGGTCGTGTTTCGCCCCGAGACGGGGAAGCAGCCTGGCGACGATTCGGCGGGTGCGGTGCCTGAACCGCAGCCACGGAAGCACCTTGCGTTTCCGGCGCGGGAAATTGAACGAGTCCGCCAGTTCGTCTCCGATCAGTTCGCGGGAAGCCTGCGTGACCGTGCGGGCCATTACTCGGCGTTCCGCCGGGACCTTGACGCCTACGATGATGGGCGCGCTGTTCACCACGCTGTTGGCCATGATGATCGCGTCGAGGTCGGCGGGGGGCTCGCACATGGATCCGATCTCGAATGTGCGGACCGCCGAAGCCTCGTCCCGAAAGAGAAGCTCCTCGGGAATGCCGAAGAGGAGACCGGCGTAACGCCAGACGTGGACGAAGGCTTCACGTTCCTCCCGCGTGAAGTCACCCCCAAGGGTGGCGACATGCTGCATCAGCCGGCCCGAAAAGGCGCTCGCGGCCAGCAGCACGTGCGCGGTGCTGATGGGCATGCCGTACCGTTCATGGTCCCATTCGTCGGAGTGGTTGAGGAGATACCTGGACTGAGCGTGCACCAGGCGGGCCCGGAGCGTGAGCCTCCATCCATCCCCCCTGGGCTCCATCCCCCCCGGAAGGTACTGCTCGACGAGCTGCATGCCGTTGTGCTTGAGGCGCCGTATGGCCGCGACCACGAGCCGTCCCCGGATCCGGAAGGACTTGCTGATCAGCGTGGAGAAGCCCTCCACGATGCTGCCGCCCACGAGGCCCGCAAGGACGATGTCCGAATTGCGAAGGAAGGCTTGCGAAGCGACACGCGCGCGCCGTCTGTCGAACCAGTCCGGTACCTGACTGGCCTGCGCGATGAATTCCAGAAGGGATTCGGGGACCCCGGCGCGAGGAGTGGCAGGTCCCTCGAGTGCCTCGGCCAGGGTCTCGTGAATCTCCTCCGGCGTCAGAGAGCCCAGATCGCCGATCACGGCGTCGGCCAACGGATCACCGACGGTTGTGTGCCGGATGTAGGCCTCGGCCAGTTCCGGGTCGCGAGCCCGGGCCGCTTCAAATCCCGCCGCGTAGGCTCCGGGCACCCTGATATCAGCTTTCATGGGGTATCCGATCAGCGCGGGGTTCAGAAACA
It includes:
- a CDS encoding oxygenase MpaB family protein, with the protein product MKADIRVPGAYAAGFEAARARDPELAEAYIRHTTVGDPLADAVIGDLGSLTPEEIHETLAEALEGPATPRAGVPESLLEFIAQASQVPDWFDRRRARVASQAFLRNSDIVLAGLVGGSIVEGFSTLISKSFRIRGRLVVAAIRRLKHNGMQLVEQYLPGGMEPRGDGWRLTLRARLVHAQSRYLLNHSDEWDHERYGMPISTAHVLLAASAFSGRLMQHVATLGGDFTREEREAFVHVWRYAGLLFGIPEELLFRDEASAVRTFEIGSMCEPPADLDAIIMANSVVNSAPIIVGVKVPAERRVMARTVTQASRELIGDELADSFNFPRRKRKVLPWLRFRHRTRRIVARLLPRLGAKHDQDRFESLMEFASFDEFEHSYKLPTALHDEQSSDW